A genome region from Brassica oleracea var. oleracea cultivar TO1000 chromosome C2, BOL, whole genome shotgun sequence includes the following:
- the LOC106326525 gene encoding VAMP-like protein YKT61: MSITALLVLKCTPDTPNPVILAHAFDFSGFNYFYHPNISEFVRFFGSTVAGRTLPSQRQSVKHKDEVVHSYNRNGLCAVGFMDDRYPVRSAFSLLDQVLDEYQKIFGETWRSAKEVSKQKWPYLVEALEKFKDPAEADKLLKIQMKLDESSIIFHKTIDGLLARGEKLDSLVEKSSDLNKASKMFYKRARKTNTCCTIL, encoded by the exons ATGAGTATCACGGCCTTGCTTGTTCTCAAGTGCACTCCCGATACTCCAAACCCAGTTATCCTCGCTCACGCATTCGACTTCTCTGGATTCAACTATTTCTACCACCCTAACATCTCAGAGTTCGTTCGCTTCTTCGGTAGTACTGTCGCTGGCCGAACCCTTCCTTCTCAGCGCCAATCTGTTAAACACAAAG ACGAAGTAGTGCATTCTTACAACAGAAACGGCCTATGCGCCGTGGGATTCATGGACGACCGTTATCCTGTTCGAAGTGCTTTTTCTCTTCTCGATCAG GTTCTTGATGAGTACCAAAAGATATTTGGTGAGACATGGAGGTCAGCAAAAGAAGTCTCTAAGCAGAAGTGGCCATACTTAGTAGAAGCTTTAGAAAAATTTAAG GACCCGGCTGAAGCTGATAAGCTGTTGAAAATACAGATGAAGCTGGATGAGAGCAGTATTATATTT CATAAAACCATTGATGGTCTCCTAGCCCGAGGTGAAAAGCTGGACAGTTTAGTGGAGAAGAGTTCAGATTTAAACAAGGCATCAAAG ATGTTTTACAAGCGAGCGAGGAAAACAAACACATGCTGTACAATTCTCTGA